From Rutidosis leptorrhynchoides isolate AG116_Rl617_1_P2 chromosome 3, CSIRO_AGI_Rlap_v1, whole genome shotgun sequence, a single genomic window includes:
- the LOC139900637 gene encoding F-box/kelch-repeat protein At3g06240-like: protein MEESLMKLSKFEGQLPHDLVFKILERLSFKSMLKAKSVCKQWRDVVSDPSFIEAHLSKSYSLGRIRYIHGAPMMKSVGLDDQETRYEHTIPTTEFSRYVEILGSCNGLILLGDGDRSYFLWNPSTRLLRSFTGRFLFRGEFRHFALGYDSTTRAYKVVRIVRVHSHKVYDRFKAPSYEKSVYDVTSAHVYSCKTNSWKKIEHFPYVIFEDAQGVTMNGYPHWIVFWDHFVEYKDKVIVVIVYFDLVEEKFKELPKPSWLVESSSYSFGSFEGKLCFIHYTTVRQREIREIWVMEKHGESWINVSSKINIKRVILRGWSSGHPYANYSREKPFIGAQYVESLVSPYAGNDMAG, encoded by the coding sequence ATGGAAGAGTCTTTAATGAAATTATCTAAATTTGAAGGACAACTTCCACACGATCTTGTTTTCAAGATtcttgaaaggttgtcttttaaatcaATGCTAAAGGCGAAGTCCGTTTGTAAACAATGGCGCGATGTAGTTTCCGATCCTTCTTTTATCGAGGCGCACCTTTCTAAAAGCTATAGTCTTGGCCGCATAAGGTATATTCATGGTGCTCCAATGATGAAATCTGTTGGTTTGGATGATCAAGAGACACGGTATGAACATACCATTCCGACGACTGAATTCTCAAGGTATGTAGAAATTTTAGGGTCTTGCAATGGCTTGATTTTATTGGGCGATGGTGATCGTAGCTATTTTTTGTGGAACCCATCTACGCGATTGCTTAGAAGTTTCACGGGTCGTTTTCTATTTAGGGGAGAATTTAGGCACTTCGCACTAGGTTACGATTCAACAACTCGTGCATATAAGGTTGTAAGGATTGTTCGTGTTCATAGTCATAAAGTATATGATAGATTTAAGGCCCCTTCATATGAAAAATCAGTTTACGATGTAACTAGTGCTCATGTGTATAGTTGCAAGACTAATAGTTGGAAGAAGATTGAGCATTTCCCATATGTCATCTTTGAAGACGCACAAGGTGTGACTATGAACGGTTATCCGCATTGGATTGTCTTTTGGGATCATTTTGttgaatataaagataaagttataGTTGTGATCGTGTACTTTGATTTAGTTGAGGAAAAGTTCAAAGAATTACCTAAACCTAGTTGGTTAGTGGAGTCGTCTTCTTATAGTTTTGGTTCTTTTGAAGGAAAGTTATGCTTTATTCACTATACAACAGTGCGGCAGCGAGAGATTCGAGAGATTTGGGTGATGGAAAAGCACGGGGAATCATGGATAAATGTATCATCTAAGATTAATATCAAGAGGGTTATTCTTCGAGGTTGGAGTTCTGGTCATCCGTATGCCAATTATAGTCGTGAAAAGCCGTTTATTGGAGCACAATATGTTGAGAGCCTAGTCTCTCCTTATGCCGGGAATGATATGGCTGGATGA